Proteins encoded within one genomic window of Cyprinus carpio isolate SPL01 chromosome A15, ASM1834038v1, whole genome shotgun sequence:
- the LOC109081717 gene encoding uncharacterized protein LOC109081717: MLLRRLWKLLRRIWTKGIIPASWKRAEGCFVPKEMDSSDISQFRTISLLSVECKVFFSVLAKRMTTYMVKNKYVNTSVQKGGIPGFSGCLEHTGILNQLIREAKGSKGNLTVVWLDLANAYGSIPHGLINTAMEHYHIPYHTRGIITSYFGGFKLRFKTAHFTTQWQDLEKGIVTGCTISPILFVMGMNLLITAAEKESRGPSMESGIRQPPIRGFMDDLTITTSTHVQARWILKALEDGATWARMKFKPRKSRSMVIRNGKVTSKFQLRVQGETIPSIEENPIKCLGKWYDASLTDRCNVSRTEKQADAWLSKIEGSGLPGKFKAWLFQHGLLPRLMWLLTIYEVPMTAVEGVERRVNKYLRKWLGIPPSFTSVGLYTRSGQVQLPLSSVVEEFKVAKCQLVMMYQDSTDEKVRKAGVTTRSGRKWVADTSVAQAESALKLKDIIGNPCVGRQGFGSTHFQQWGKADPRQRRDMIQAEVRHLEEERRRSMAVELGVQGAWTKWDMPKRKITWPEIWRLEPFRISFLLRSGRHPSITNKPPQMGYEGGPIV; this comes from the coding sequence ATGCTCCTCCGCAGGTTATGGAAACTGTTGCGAAGGATATGGACAAAAGGTATCATTCCAGCATCCTGGAAAAGAGCAGAGGGGTGTTTTGTACCCAAGGAAATGGACTCTTCCGACATCAGTCAGTTCCGAACCATCTCTCTCCTAAGTGTCGAATGTAAGGTATTCTTTTCTGTCCTGGCAAAAAGGATGACTACCTACATGGTGAAGAATAAATATGTCAATACATCAGTCCAGAAGGGTGGCATTCCAGGTTTCTCCGGGTGCTTGGAACATACGGGCATCCTCAATCAGTTGATCAGGGAGGCCAAGGGGAGCAAAGGAAATTTAACGGTTGTCTGGCTCGACTTGGCTAACGCATACGGTTCAATCCCACACGGCCTCATTAACACAGCTATGGAACACTACCATATCCCCTACCACACCAGGGGCATAATTACCAGCTACTTCGGAGGATTCAAACTACGGTTTAAAACTGCCCACTTTACAACTCAGTGGCAGGACCTGGAAAAGGGAATCGTGACAGGCTGCACCATCTCCCCCATCCTGTTTGTCATGGGAATGAATCTGCTCATAACAGCTGCAGAAAAGGAATCCAGAGGGCCATCAATGGAGTCTGGCATCCGCCAACCTCCAATAAGAGGTTTTATGGATGACCTTACCATAACAACTTCAACCCATGTGCAAGCAAGATGGATCTTGAAAGCCCTTGAAGATGGAGCAACATGGGCTCGGATGAAATTCAAACCGAGGAAATCAAGAAGTATGGTGATTAGAAATGGGAAAGTGACCAGCAAGTTCCAGCTGCGAGTACAGGGGGAGACGATACCATCAATTGAGGAAAACCCAATTAAGTGCCTAGGGAAATGGTACGACGCATCCCTGACCGACAGATGCAATGTTTCcaggacagagaaacaggcaGATGCATGGCTGAGTAAGATCGAGGGGTCAGGATTGCCAGGAAAGTTCAAGGCCTGGCTCTTCCAGCACGGCCTGCTACCACGGCTTATGTGGCTACTGACAATCTACGAAGTACCTATGACAGCAGTGGAAGGAGTCGAGAGGCGAGTGAACAAATACCTTCGCAAGTGGCTCGGAATCCCACCAAGCTTCACATCAGTAGGGCTATACACCAGGTCTGGTCAGGTACAGCTGCCCCTATCATCAGTGGTGGAGGAGTTCAAGGTGGCAAAGTGCCAGCTTGTGATGATGTACCAAGACTCCACTGATGAAAAAGTCAGAAAGGCAGGTGTCACTACGAGATCAGGACGCAAGTGGGTGGCTGACACATCAGTGGCACAAGCCGAAAGTGCATTGAAGCTGAAGGACATCATTGGGAACCCATGTGTAGGGAGGCAAGGATTCGGATCCACCCACTTCCAGCAGTGGGGAAAAGCAGACCCAAGGCAGAGGAGGGACATGATTCAAGCCGAGGTCCGACACCTGGAGGAAGAAAGGCGCAGGTCTATGGCCGTCGAGCTTGGAGTACAAGGTGCCTGGACGAAGTGGGACATGCCGAAGCGGAAGATCACGTGGCCTGAGATCTGGAGACTGGAGCCCTTTCGTATCTCCTTCCTGCTCCGTTCAGGACGACACCCTTCCATCACCAACAAACCTCCACAAATGGGGTATGAGGGAGGACCCATCGTGTAG